A genome region from Ptiloglossa arizonensis isolate GNS036 chromosome 4, iyPtiAriz1_principal, whole genome shotgun sequence includes the following:
- the Rps11 gene encoding ribosomal protein S11 → MADQTERAFQKQPTIFLNRKKGLGPKRRKPMRYSRNVGLGFKTPREALEGTYIDKKCPFTGNISIRGRILTGVVQKMKMQRTIVIRRDYLHYIRKYNRFEKRHRNMSVHLSPCFRDVEIGDVVTIGECRPLSKTVRFNVLKVSKGTGSKKSFKKF, encoded by the exons ATGGCTGATCAG ACAGAGCGTGCGTTTCAAAAACAACCCACGATCTTTCTTAACCGTAAGAAAGGTCTGGGCCCTAAGAGGAGGAAGCCCATGAGATACAGCCGTAATGTCGGTCTTGGATTTAAAACACCTCGTGAG GCTCTTGAGGGAACTTACATTGATAAGAAATGTCCATTTACTGGCAATATTTCTATTAGAGGACGTATTCTCACTGGTGTGGTGCAAAAGATGAAAATGCAACGAACCATTGTCATACGTAGGGATTATCTACATTACATCAGAAAATATAATCGTTTTGAGAAACGTCATCGTAACATGAGTGTCCATTTAAGTCCTTGCTTCAG ggatgtAGAAATTGGTGATGTAGTCACTATTGGAGAATGCAGACCACTCAGTAAGACAGTGAGATTTAATGTTTTAAAGGTTTCCAAAGGTACAGGATCAAAGAAGAGCTTTAAGAAGTTCTAA
- the LOC143145780 gene encoding cytochrome c oxidase assembly factor 5, producing the protein MMHYVEEGETLKDKSKCASLRANLKMCLLETECCKIHKFTPRQCLLKKDKSVPENCFLLQQAFFECKRSIIDARTRFRGPKVY; encoded by the exons ATGATGCATTACGTAGAAGAAGGCGAAACATTGAAAGACAAGTCAAAATGTGCTTCTTTGCGAGCGAATTTAAAAATGTGTTTGTTAGAAACTGAATGTTGCAAAATT CACAAATTTACCCCAAGGCAATGTCTTTTAAAGAAAGATAAAAGTGTACCAGAAAATTGTTTCCTACTACAGCAAGCATTTTTCGAGTGCAAACGGTCAATT ATTGATGCAAGAACAAGATTCAGAGGACCCAAAGTTTACTAG
- the LOC143145777 gene encoding lysM and putative peptidoglycan-binding domain-containing protein 3 — translation MVYQRGNQREGSPHYVFLYSDDEHSGTEDNIPLQPHTKITTLPRKVEVINVQLKSEDTLQALALRYRCTISELKRINKIHKENEIFARRFIKVPIQPFSLLTETLEQSQSGQASQSEINILATGEEAINTATEDSLLDLTKNPIVTELPKAEINTIILNSVCEPLSSYNSNNLLEIASSECDQLLTLTESNSNNSHLTDTFKCSGDDCGLSWTQLLGFSLLLGFAGPIIYILYIAEFSSKNHSIANH, via the exons ATGGTTTATCAACGTGGAAACCAAAGGGAGGGTTCCCCACATTATGTCTTCTTATATTCGGATGATGAGCATAGTGGGACTGAAGATAATATTCCTTTGCAGCCACATACTAAGATTACAACATTGCCACGTAAAGTGGAAGTGATAAATGTTCAATTAAAATCAGAAGATACCTTACAAGCTTTAGCACTGCGATATAGATGCACG ATATCCGAGTTAAAAAGAATCAACAAGATTcacaaagaaaatgaaatatttgcaaGACGTTTCATTAAAGTACCTATTCAACCATTCTCTTtattaacagaaactttggaacAGTCTCAGAGTGGACAAGCAAGTCaaagtgaaataaatatattggcAACTGGTGAAGAGGCAATAAATACAGCCACAGAAGATTCATTATTAGATTTGACAAAAAATCCAATTGTAACAGAATTGCCAAAGGCAGAGATTAatacaattatattaaattCCGTATGTGAACCTTTGTCATCATATAATAGTAATAACTTGTTAGAAATTGCTAGCTCAGAATGTGACCAATTGCTTACTTTAACAGAAAGTAACTCTAATAACTCTCATTTAACAGATACATTTAAATGTTCTGGTGATGACTGTGGATTATCCTGGACACAGCTCCTTGGATTTTCTTTATTGTTAGGTTTTGCAGGgcctattatatatatactttatatAGCTGAATTCTCATCTAAGAACCATTCAATTGCTAATCACTAG